GGGCTCGTCCGGTGGCGCGGTCCTCCCGTTGCCCACGTGGCAGGACTTGCACGCCACCGCGTGGAAGAGCGGCCCCAGCCCGTCCCGGTCCGCCCGGCTGCTCGAGGCCGGCGCCGGAATCCAATCAATCTCAAAGACGCCTCGCCCCGAGACGAAGCCCGAACGCCGCTCCAGCGTCAGCACGGGCAGCGCCTGGGAGAAGGCCTGCGCGCTCGCGTCGGTGACGGTGCCCGCCTCGCCTCCCGATAGCGCCTCTCCAGGCTCCACCACGTCCCAGCGGACCGGAGGCACCTCGTCCAGCGGAGCCGGAGACGGAGGCTCCCCACGGCACGCCATCGCCGAAAAGCCAAGCACCACCGCCAGCGTCCAACCCTGGCGCGTCCTCATGGCAGCTTCACCACCACGGGCTCGGGGAAGCTCCAGTTGTTCTGCAACGTGTCGTTGCCCAGCGAGCCGGTGCTGTTCCAGCCCCACCCGAAGAGCTGACCATCCCGGCGCAGCCCCAGCCCGAACGTGGAACCCGCGGCGGCGTCCCTCAGCTCCGAGAGCCCCACCACCGCCTTGTCCGCGAGGGGATGGGCCTGATGCTCCGAACCACTCTGCCCGTTGCCGAGCTGCCCGTTGAAGTTCTGGCCGAAGCCCCACAGCGTGCCGTCCGCCTTCAGCGCGAGGCCGAAGTTGGAGTTGGCATACACGGCCACCACGTCCGTCAATCCCACCACCTTCACCGGCGCACGCACCTCGAAGCCCGAGCCGCTCTCGCCGTTGCCCACCTGCCCGCTGGCATTGAGGCCCCAGGCCGACACCGTGCCGTCCTCGTGGAGCGCCAGCACGTGGTCACGCCCGCTGGCGATGTCCACCACGCTGGAGAGGCCCGGCACCCGCACCGGCTCGGGATGGGCCACCGAGTCCTCGGTGCCCTGGCCCAGGTTGCCGAAGTTGTTGTTCCCCCAGGCCCACACCGTGCCGTCCCTCGTGAGGGCAACCGACTGCTGCGAGCCGCCCGCCAGCTTCACCACCTCCGTCAGCCCGCGCACCGGCACCGGGTAGTCGCGGTCCGTGGTGGTGCCATCCCCGAGCTGCCCGTTGTTGTTCTTCCCGAAGGCCACCACGGTGCCATCGGCCTTCAGCACGAGGGCGTGACTGAAGCCGAGCGCGCCCGCCACCGCGTCCGTCAGTCCAGGCACCTGCGTGGGCCGATTGCGCGGCTGGGTGTCCGGGGTGCGTGGCTGGCCCTCCACGGGTGGAGTCCCCAGGCCGAGCTGTCCACTGGCGTTGGCGCCCCAGGTCCACACCGTGCCGTCCTCGAGCACCGCCAGCGAGGTGTTGCTGTTGATGGCGATGGAGGCCACCCGCGACAGCTCCGCCACCAGGACCGGCGTGGAGCGAGGAGTCGTATCACCGAGCCCGAGCTGCCCCTGCGCGTTCTGCCCCCACGTGTAGAGCCGTCCGTCGCGCACCGCGCCACCGTGCAGACCGCCCGCCGACACGAGGGTGCCGAAGTGGAAGGACACGGAGGCCTCGGCCACATGGCCCGTGGCATCCTCCGCGCGCACCACCAGCGTGTTGTTCCCGGGCCGGGGCGTCACCTCCAGCGCGAACGCGCGCCCACCCTCCGACTCCGTGGACTCGAGGACTCGCGTCTCGCCATCATTGAAGCGCCAGGTGAGCCGCTCCACGCCGGTGTCATCGGCCGCGGTGCCCTCCAGCCGCACCTGCTGGTACGCGCCCAGGCGCCAGGCCTCTCGTGGCGAGGTGAAGCTCACGGTCGGCGGCGTCAGGTCCGCAGCGGCCGGTGGCGTGTTCGTCCCGGGGGGCGGCTTGCCACCACATCCCCACAGCAGAACGGCGCCCAGCAGGGCGCGAGGCAGACGTCGGTGCATGGCTCTCCTCTCACCGGAGCCAGACTCCGGCGGAAAGCCCTGCCGGTAACGCATCCCCGGGAGGAGCACAAGCCACCCACGTGCGCTCGGGCTCCCCCTCCTACTGTCTCGGATCGCGTTACGGAATCTTGGGCGCGTCTTCCGAGGTGTTGAAGATGATGATGGACGTGCAGGTGTTGGATGCGTCCCAGCCGAAGGCGAGAGAGCTGTCCCCATTCAGGGACTGGACCATGTTCACGAAGCCGGGCGCCGTGGACGAGCAGCTCACGTAGGTGCCGCCAGCATCCCTCGCGTAACACTGACCGATGATGGTCGTGAACGGACTGACCGACTGCGTGTAGCAGCCGATGTACTGCATCGAATCCGCGCTGTTGCGCGCTCCTCCCAGAGAGCCCTGCGCATGCCGGTTCGTCACGTCCACCACGACCTGCTGGCTGGACTTGAAGCCGGCCACGGCGCTGGTGGCCGCCAGCAACGCTCCCACCCCCACGGCCGCAACGGTCATCTTCCTCTTCATGCGCGCTTCTCCCGGTGAGTGGGGCGACCCCTGTCGCCCCCGTGCGGCCGGCATGATGGGGAATCGGTCTGACATCGCCCGCTCACGCGTCCAGCAGGGCGCGCAGGTCCTCGGGAATCGGCATGGGCGTGAGGATGCCCACGTTGGCTCCTCCGGTATTGCCGAGCGGAGCCCGGCCGAGCCACGAGCCCGGCCCGGCCACCAGGATTCGCGCCAGCTGACCGAGCAGCTCGCGCACGTCCCCGCGCCGCCACCCGAAGGCGAACATGAGGCAATGCACCCGGACATGCGGCCCGGCATGGGCCTGACTCAGGATGTGGGCCCGCTCCAGGTGCCGCCACGCGCGCGGCAGCTCACCACCCCGCTCCGCCTCGGTGGCCTGGTGCAGCTCGGTCTCGAACGCGGCCCGCAGCTTCGACTTCATCGGCATGACTTCCTCCTTCTTGACCGCGCCACCTTCACGCGGGAGGAGCGCCGCGCGCTTGTAAGAACTCGCCACCTCCTGGGGGGAGGACCCACTCGACCACGCCGGCGATCTCCGAGGGGGAGAGCCCGAACACCCGGCGGAAGACGTGGCTCAGGTGGGCGCTGTCGGTGAAGCCCGCCGCGTGCGCCGCGGTGGTGAGGGGAGCACCCGCCCGCAGGTGCTCGGCGGCGCGGTGGAGCCTCAGCCAGAGGATGTACGGCCGGAGCGCCAGCCCCACCTCGGCCCGGAAGAGATGGGACAGCCGGCTGGTGGAGAGCCCCACCCGGGGCGCGAGCGCCTCGAGGCGCACGTCTCCCTCAAGCGCCTCCGGCAACAGGCGCAGCAGGCGCTTCACCGCGGGATGGGTGGGCCGAGGGCTCGCCGTGTCCACCCGCAGCGCGAGGAGCATCGCCTGGGCGAGCGACTCGGCCTCGTGCCAGTGCCTCGGTGGCGCCTTCGGGGCGAGCGACACGAGGCACTCGCCCGCCCGCTGCCAGTCCGCCACGGAGTCTCGCGCGATGCCGAGTGTCTGGAGGCTCCGTCCGACGAGGTCATCGGGGTACACGTGGAGCAGCACCGCGGCACTGGCCGCGCCGGCCACGGCGTGCTCGACATCCGGCGGGATGATGGCCGCCTGGCAGGGCCGGGTGCGCAGGCGGGAGTCCGCCAGCGAGACCGGCTCACCGAGCGACAGCACCAGTTGGAAGCTGTGGTGCGCATGCGGTCGCGTCTCGCCCAGGGGCCCCGCGTAGAGCAGGCGCCCGGGTCCGAAGAAGAGCCGCCCCCTCCACGTACGGCTCACGGGGTCAGCGGTCGCGCAGTGGCGGAGTGCCCGTCCGAGCCTCCTCCGCCGAATCCAACGTTTTCGGCCACGCCGACTCCGGCTGGTAGCGCTGCACCTCGCGCACCACGAAGAAGGCCGCCGCCGACAACACGCCGATGTCGTCCAACCAGCCCAGGATGGGCAGGAAGTCCGGCAGCGCGTCCACGGGCATGACGAAGTAGATGACGGCGAACAACCCCGCGAGCCTCCGCCACATCGGCACGCGCGGGTCTCGCACGTAGCGGAAGAACCGGGTCCCCATTGCTCGAAGGCCTGCAGCGTTCATGTCCTCTCCTACGAATGGAGGCCGATTTCCATTGCGGCCCCTCCACCGTAGGCGCCCGGCCGCTCGTGGGGCAAGCCGCCATCTCCCCGAGTGTCCTCAGTCGTCCTCGCACGGCTCCTTGGGCGGCTTGTCCTTCTTGGCCCCCCGCGCACCCGGCGCCTCCGGCTCCTCGCAGTCATCGGGGCCCGGGTGCTGTTCGAAGGGCGGACGCCGCTCGAGGAAGGCCTCCATCAGCTCCTGCCGGTACGGGAGGAAGGTGCCCACCAGCGACTCCGAGAGCCCGTAACGCGGGCCGTCCGGACCCTCCTCCAGCGTGCGCTCGCTCACGTGGACGAAGGTGTAGAGGGTGGACTTGGAGGGCCAGGTGAGCCCGCCTCCGAGGTTCGTGCCCGTGCTGAGCTGGTGGCACCCCGCGCAGGAGAGCGTCTGCGCCCTCGCGACGATGTTCGCCGGCGTGAGCGTGCTGCGCAGCGTGGAGAGCCGCTGCTGGAGTTGGGTGCGCAGCGGGCTCGCACCCGTGCCGAAGTGGTGGACGTAGAGGTTCTCCGTGCCGCTCGCGTTGCTCTGCCCGGTGTTGAAGCGCTCCTCGGTGGCCATCGTGTAACGGAGCAGGTCGTTGGTCGCCAGCGTCCCCACCTGGGACGCCAGGGACTCCGCGAAGTCCGCCTTGAGCGGATGGCCCACCTTCGAGCTGAAGAGCACTCCGGCCGGGTTCGTCTTCACCGTGTCCGGCTCGAAGCGCATCACGCACGAGCCCCCCTCGCACCGCTTGCGCACGCGGAACTCGCGCAACGTCCAGGTGGACTGCATGAACTGGTTGGTGCGCACCTGGCCGGTGGCGCGATCCGTGGCGTTGCCGAAGTTGTCGATGTCGATGACCGGCGGGATGTTCCCGATTCCCTCGAAGTAGAAGCGGTGCAGGGCCTCGGCGCGCACCGCCGGGTCCGGCTCCTGGGAGAGCTCCGCCCAGAAGCGCATCACCTTGCGGCACCCGTGAATCCCCTTCTTCGGCTTCGGGTTGGGCAGCACTCCCTCGAAGGCGATGAGGTTGCGGCTGCGCGAGTTGGTGATGCCCGAGCGCCGGGCGAAGACGATGCGGTACTCCCCGCAGTCGCTCCCGTCCTCCGCCGCCAGGTCGAAGCGGTTGAAGAGCCCGATGGGCACGTACGCCGCGTGATGGGTGTCCGGATTGAGGAAGGGATTCTCCTGCGCCTGGCTCCCCTCCGCCCGAGGGCAGGCATAGGCGAAGCCGTTGAAGCCCGGCAGCCCGTCCTCGAGCGTCTGGTCATCGCAATGCGCACCGCCCAGCCCCAACCCCGGCCCCGGCCGCTGCGTGTCCCACCACTCCTGGTAGAGCCTCAGCCCCGTGAGCCCCGGAATGCCGCTCTGCTCCGCCAGCCGGTTCATCACCTCCTCGAAGCTGAAGCGCGCCAGGATGAGCTGGTCCGTCACCGCCAGCGAGCGCCGTGGATCCACGCTCACCTCCAGCCCTGGCTTCGCCATGGATTGGGGGCCGCCCATCGGTAGCAGCCCGATTCCACGTCGCTCTGGATGGAGTGACACCCCCGGGGAAACCGCTGGAGCCGATGGCGGCTCCACCGTCACTCCACATGCAGATAGGGCCACGACCCCCGCCGCGGCCAGGAGATAGAACGCACGCATCAGGACCCCCCTCATGCGGTCCGCCCGAAGCAAAGACAGCGGCGGGTCCGCCTCCAGAACTTAGGAACCCTGGCAAGGCGGGGTTGACCGTCCGGGAGGGAACGCTCGGTGTGGAGCCGCGGGACTGGTTTCGTGTGGAGCCGCACGACCTTCTTGTCCTGGAGGGACGTGGGTCTCCGGTTTACACGCGGCGGGTCTCGTTCGAAACGCGAAGAGGGCCGGAGGAGGGAAATCCCTCACCCCAGCCCTCTCCCAGGGGGAGAGGGGGTTTACACGGGTTCGACTCGCGGCCCGTGAGACCCTCACCCCGTCCCTCTCCCGGAGGGAGAGGGGTTCTTGCTTACTCCTCGGACTCCGGCTCCGACGACTCCGTGGACTCCTCGGCGGTCGACGCTTCGGCCGCGGGCTCGGTGGACTCCGACGACGCGGACGCCTCCGCCACCACCGCCTCGCCTCCGTTCTCCTCGCCCTCCTCCTCCGACTCCGGCAGCTTCGAGATGCCCGTCACCTTCTCCTCCGCGCTCTCCAGCGCGATCAGCCTCACACCCTGCGTGTTGCGGCCGATGACGGAGATCTCCTTCGCCTTCATCCGAATGAGCATCCCGCCGTTGGTGACCAGCATCACCTCGTCCTTGTCCGTCACCTGCAGCAGGCCCACCACCTTGCCATTCCTCTCGGTGGCCTTGATGTCGATGATGCCCTTGCCGCCTCGGCCCTGCTGACGGTACTCGCCCTCCTCCGTCCGCTTGCCGTAGCCGTTCTCCGTCACCGTCAGCACCGTGGTGTCCTTCTCCACCAGGTCCGCACCCACCACCTCGTCGCCATCCTCCAGCGTGATTCCCTTCACGCCGTAGGCATCCCGGCCCATCGAGCGCACTTCCGTCTCCGGGAAGCGGATGCTCATGCCGTTGGCCGTGGACAGCAGGATGTCCTTCGAGCCGTCGGTGATCTTCACCGCCACCAGCTCGTCCCCCTCCTCGATGCCCAGCGCCCGGATACCGCTGGAGCGCACGTTCGAGAAGGCCGACAGGTCCGTCCTCTTCACCACGCCACGCTTCGTCACGAAGAAGACGAACTGGTTCTCGCCGAACTCCTTCGTCACCAGCACCTGCGCCAGCCGCTCGCCCTCGCCCAGCTGCACCAGGTTCACGATCGGCTTGCCTCGCGACGTGCGGCCCGCCAGCGGAATCTCGTGCACCTTCAGCCAGTACAGCCGGCCCGTGTTGGTGATCGGCATCAGGTACGCGTGCGTGCTCGCCACGAACAGGTCGGTGACGAAATCGTCCTCCTTCGTCGTCGCCCCCGTCTTGCCTCGCCCGCCTCGCTTCTGCGCCCGGTACTCCGTCAGCGCCGAGCGCTTCACGTACCCCGTGTGCGACAGCGTCACCACCATCGTCTCCTCGGCGATGAGGTCCTCGCTGGTGATCTCCTCCGCCGCGCCGGTGATCTCCGTGCGCCGCTTGTCGCCGTAGCGCTCGCGGATCTCCCTGAGCTCCGTCCGGATGACGTTGAGCAGGCTCGACTCGTTGGCCAGGATGTCCTCCAGGCGGAGGATCTCCCTCACCAGGTCCACCAGCTCGCGGAACAGCTCCTCGCGCTGCAGGCCCGTGAGGCGCTGCAGGCGCATCTCGAGGATGTTCTTCGCCTGCTCCTCGCTGAAGCCCGAGCCCTCGTACCGGTGCTCCAGCCCCGAGTAGCTCGGCACCTCGTCGCGCGCCCTCGAGACCAGCAGCTCCATCTGCGCCTTCGCCTTGGCGTAGTCGATGCGCTGCAGGTTCTTGAAGTTCTCCCGCTCGTAGAGCGCGGGCGACAGGATGTTCATCAAGCCCCAACGCGCCTCGTCCGGATCCCTCGAGGCACGGATCAGGCTCACCACCAGGTCGATGAGGTCCTGCGCGACCAGCAAGCCCTCGACGATGTGGCGGCGGGCCCGCGCCTTGCGCAGCTCGTAGCGGCTGCGGCGCGTCACCACGTCCCGGCGGTGCGCGATGAAGCGCTCCAGCAGCTCCTTGAGCGTGAGCGTGCGCGGCTGGCCCGCGTCGATGGCCAGCATCACCGCGCCGAAGGTGGTCTCCATCGCGGTGTTGGCGAACAGGTTGTTGAGCACCACGGCGGAGATGGCGTCGCGCTTGAGCTCCACCACGATGCGCATGCCCTGCCGGTCGCTCTCGTCGCGGATGTCGCTGATGCCCTCCAGCTTCTTCTCGCGCACCAGGTCGGCGATCTTCTCGATGAGCCGCGCCTTGTTCACCTGGTAGGGAATCTCCGTGACGATGATGCTCTCACGGTCACCCTTCTTGGAGGTCTCGATCTCCGTGCGGGCCCGGACGGTGATCTGCCCACGGCCCGTCTCGTAGGCGCGCAGGATGCCCTCCCGGCCGGTGATGATGCCGGCGGTGGGGAAGTCCGGCCCGGGGATGAACTGCATCAAGTCCCGAACGGTGGCCTCGGGATGGTCGATCAGGTGCAGCGTCCCGTCGATGACCTCGGTCATGTTGTGCGGCGGGATGTTGGTGGTCATACCCACCGCGATGCCCGTGCTGCCGTTGACCAGGAGGTTGGGGAACTTGGTGGGGAGGACCAGCGGCTCCACGGTGGAGTCGTCGTAGTTGGGACCGAAGTCGATGGTCTCCTTGTCGATGTCCGCCAGCATCTCCTCGGCCAGGCGGTCCATGCGCACTTCCGTGTAGCGCATGGCCGCTGGCGAGTCGCCGTCCACGGAGCCGAAGTTGCCCTGGCCGTCCACCAGCAGGTAGCGGAGGCTCCACTCCTGGGCCAGACGCACCATGGCGTCGTAGACGGCGGTGTCGCCGTGCGGGTGGTACTTACCAATCACGTCACCCACCACGCGCGCGCTCTTCTTGTAGGCACGGTTGTGGTAGTTGCCCAGGTCGTTCATCGCGTACAGCACGCGGCGATGCACGGGCTTGAGGCCGTCACGGACGTCGGGCAGCGCGCGCCCGATGATGACGGACATCGAGTAGTCGAGATACGAACGGCGCATCTCGTCTTCGATGTTGACGGGGATGAGTTCTCCCACGCTGCCCTGAGGAGGAGCGGGGGGCGTTGCCGGCTTGTCGGTGGTGTCGTCGGCCATGAAATCGAGGGTCAGGGGTGGGGCCCGCACGATGGGGGCCCGTCAGGGTAACGTGCCTACGTAACCCCCGGATTTTCCAGCGTCAACAAGGGAAACACGGGGGTGACGAGGGGTAGGCGGAAAGAGGAGCCAGAAGTCGCCTGGCTGGGGGGCATCGGACACCTCGTCCGACCCCATCCGAACCTCTAACCGATGACCGAGCGCGCTTGTTGCACCAGATTCACCAGGCGTGACGAATCCCTCCACCCGCGCAGGGCGGAGCTTCCAATTCCGTGCCTCTGGATGAGTTCCCGGAGGACTCCGCGAACCCGCTCGCCATCCGCGCCGCCGCGCGACTCATCCGCCCGCCAGGCCAGCTCCTCCAGGCGAGCCCAGCGCGCGGCCAGCCAGCGCTCCTCCTCGGGAATATCCTGGCGCTGAGCGTCCCACAGCTCATAGGCCACTTCGATCAGTGCCGCCCGGGCGTCCGCCAGGCGTTCCGTGGCCAACAGCCGGATGCGCGGGACGTACTCGCGCTCGAACATCCACCAGAGCACCTCGGGGAACTCGGCGTCCTCGAGCACCAGCGGGGCCACCCGAGCCTGGGCCATCCGGCTCAGCAGGGCATGGGCCTCCTGGAACCAGTAGGCGGCGTGCAACAGGCGCTCGGGGCCGTTGCGCGGCGGGTGGAGCGGCGCCCGGGTGGACTGCTTGCGGAAATCCTCCACCATGCCGCCAATCGCATCCACTCCGGAGAGCCGGTTCCACAACGACACCAGCGCCGCCTGTCCTCTCGGCCACCACAGGCTCAGCTCCTCCCGTTGCGCGCTCGTGAACGGGATGCGGCCCGTGATTGGCAGGGGCCGCGCGAAGAGCGACTCCAGCAGCTCCCCGAAGGCCGAGGCCTCCCGGAGCGCCGGCAGCGTGTCCGGGAGCACCTCCACCGCCGTGCTCCACCGCTGCTGGGGCGGCACCATGCGCGGGATGGTGAGCAGCCAGTCCTCCAGGGCCACCATCAGGCTCCCGAGGGGCTCTTGGGCGCTCCGCCCCAGCTTGCGAGCCAGGTCCCGGGCGAGCTGGTCCCTCAGCGAGCGCACCTCGAAGATGCCGCGGACGGTGGGGTTGCTGGTGGGCCAGGACTCGGCCTCGGCGCGGCGGACGGCGTAGGCGAGCACCTCGTCCACCTTCTGCTGATGGGCCGCCACCTCGCGCAGGAGGGGCATCTGCTTGCGCAGCGCCGCCTCCCACCCGGAATCGGCCAGGGCCAGCACCAGGCCGTAGTAGCGCTTCCGGGCGGGCTCCAGCACCACTCCCCGGCCCTCCAGGCGCAACTGGTACTCGTCCTCGACGGGTGCTCCCATGGTGGACGCAGTATAGCCCCGGGGCTCAGCTCGCCTGGGCCAGCGGATCCTTGGGACGCAGCGGGGTGGCGAGCCGCTCGGCCTCGGCACCCAGGGGACCCTCCGGGTCCAGCGACTTCGCGCGCTCGAAGGCGGCGAGGGCGCCCTCCCGGTCCCCCCTCAGCTTGAGCGCCACGCCCACGTTGAGGTGCGCGCCGACGTTGTCGCGGTCCATGGCGAGCGCCTCGCGGAAGTGGGCCAGGGCATCGTCCAGGTCACCAGCCAGCAGGGCCTCCTTGCCGGCCTGCACGCGCTTGTCCGCGTCGTTGACGAACTCCACCTGCAGCAGGCTGCCGCCGGCCACGGTGACGATGAGCGCGCGGAGGATGCCACCCCAGTAGAAGGTGAGGCCCTCGGCGGCCACCACGGCGGCGATGGGCAGATCCGGCAGCAGCTGCTTGCCCCGGAACTTGAAGCGCACCTTGGTGTAGCGGCCCTTGTTGGCCCAGTGGACGAGCTCCTCGCGCATCTTGCGCAGGCTCTCCTCCACCCGCTTGGGGTCGATCTCGAAGGGCAGCGCGCGACCGCCCTCCACGGGCTCCCCGGCCGGCAGGGCCTTCATCTCGGGCGTCTCGGGCGTCTCGAGCGCCTCGCTCGGAGCGGTCTGCTCGGGCGCGGGGGGCGCCACCGGGGCGGCGCGCTTCTTCGCGGCGGCGGGTTTCTTCGCCGGAGCCACACGCTTCTTCACGGACGCGGGGCGCTTCTTCGCGGGGGCGGCGCTCTTCTTCTTCGGAGCCGCTCGGACGGCCTTCTTCTGGCTCGCCGAGGCCTTGCGGGGTGCGGTCTTCGCCATGGACGCGACTCTAACCAGTCGCGGGCCGGCTTGCTCGTCGAGGCGCACCGACATGTCGATCCGACACGTCAACGCCGCGTCAATGAGCAGTCTGAAGGGCGGCGTCCGGCGTCTGGCCCGTCAGACACGCGTGCTTTGCATGGCATGCGCTTTGCGTCTGAATCCGGATATCGAGGAGAGAGAAGAAGTCATGGACACGAGCAGGAAGACGGCGTTGGCAACCGACTCGCGGATCGACCCCCAGGCCGAACGCTTCATGGAAGAGACGGTCCACCACGCCCAACCCTGTTCCGCTCACGCGCTCCTGGCCTCGTGGGCCGGTACCTGGAAGGTGCGGACGAGGAACTGGATGGGCTCGTGGGTGGAGTCGACGGGCACGGTGAAGATGCGGATGACGCTCGGCGGGCGCTACCTCGAGGAGACCTATACCAGCACCGTCCTGGGCCATTCCTTCGAGGGACGCACCGTCTACGGCTACGACAACGCCCAGGACGTGTTCGTGATGATGACGTACGGCAGCATGGGCACGGGCCTCACCCTGCGCGAGGGCACGCTCGATGCGAGCGGCAGGGTCATCACCTTCCGGAACGCGACCGGCGGGAGCGAGCGCGTGGTGATTCGCATGGAGGGCCCCAACGCGCTCGTCGCGGAGATGTTCGATGGGGAGCCGGGCCCCGATGAGGTGCGGGTGGTGGAAGCCAGGTACACCCGCGCTCGCTCCGTCTGGGGACTCGGCACCTGAGGCATCCCCCCCTCACGCCGGCAGGCGCCAGTCGATGGGCTCGCGCCCCGCCTTCTTCAGCGCCTCGTTGGTGAGGCTGAAGGGCTTGCTCCCGAAGAAGCCCTTCTTCGCCGACAGCGGCGAGGGATGCGGTGCCTTCAGGACGATGTGCCGCGAGGTGTCGATGAGCGCCTCCTTCTTCTGCGCGTAGCTGCCCCACAGCAGGAACACCACCGGCTCCGGCTCGTCGCTCACCTTCTGGATGACCGCGTCGGTGAAGGCCTCCCAGCCGTGCCCCTCGTGGGCGTTGGCCTGCCCCTCGCGCACCGTCAGCACCGCGTTGAGCAGCAGCACCCCCTGCTTCGCCCACGGCACCAGCGAGCCGTCCTTCGGCTTCGGCACGCCCAGGTCGCTCTGGAGCTCCTTGAAGATGTTCACCAGCGAGGGCGGTGGCTTCACCCCCGGCTGCACCGAGAACGCCAGCCCGTGCGCCTGTCCCGGCCCGTGGTACGGGTCCTGCCCGAGCAACAGCACCTTCACCTCGTCGTACGGCGTCAGCCGGAAGGCCGAGAACAGGTCCTCCTCGGACGGGTACACCGTGTGCTCGCGCCGCTCCCGCGTGACGAACGCCTCCAGCTCCGCGAACCCAGGGCTCGCCAGCACGTCCTTCAGCACCTTCTTCCAGTCCGCCGGCAGCCGGTCCTTCATCGCACCCATCGCGCCTCCGAGTCAGGGCTCATCACCTACGGAGCACCCGTCCACCCTACTTCAGCGGTCATGTGGCGTGGGTGTCTTTTTCACGTCGGTCCGATTCACGGTGGGTCGAGCATTCCAGGCCGGGCCATACCTCGCGTATTGAGGAGTCGAGGATGCGCCCCGGGTGGACCGGGGCGGGAGGAGGTCTACACATGGGAGCGCCGAGACTCGCGTTCACGGTGATGCACGCCGCCTTCGATCCCACACGGGTGGAGCTGGCGCGGAGGTTGGAGGAGCGGTTGCGCCAGTCGCTGGGCACGAGGGACGTGCTCCACGTGGAGCGGGACACCGTGCGCCGTGGCGTGTGGAACGTGGCCAGCGCGTGCTGGCGGTGGGGCATCGCCCAGGCCGAGCACGGCATCACCCACGTGGTGCTGCTCAATGACGACGCCGTGCCCTGCGCCGGCTTCGTGGAGGCGGTCCGCGCGGCGCTGGCCGTGAGGCCTCGGCACCCCGTCTGCTTCTACGCGAACCATGAGACGGCGCGGCTCGCGTACGAGCAGGGAGATGCGTGGTGGACCTCGGACGATGGGCTGGTGGGTGTGACGTGCGCTCTTCCGGTGGAGCTGGCGCGCGACTTCCTGGAGTGGGAGCACGCCTCGCTGGTGGAGCGCCCCCCTCCGGGGCTCTCGGACGACGGGCGGCTCAACGTGTGGGCCATGGCGCACGAGCGGAAGATCTGGCACGCCAGGGGCCTCGTGGAGCATGCCATCCCGGACGAGAGCCTCATCGGCAACCAGGGGCATGAGGGGCGCACCTCGCTCACGCCCCTGCCGGCCAGTGAGGAGGAGGCCCGTGCCATCGACTGGACCCGGGGGCTGGAGGAGCCGCTGCACGTGCTGGTGTACGGGGTCTCTCCCATCCACCTGCTGAGGGAGATCAAGCCCGAGGTGCGCTCCCGGATGGGGCTGGAGCAGGTCGTCGATCGCCTCTGGGGCGAGGCGGCACCCCGGGCGCGTGAGTTCTACGGCCGCATGAGGCCGTGACACAGGCGGAACACCCGCGTTTCCCCCCGTCCGCCGCCCCACCTGACAAGCAACCGAGCCCTCCTCTTGGGCTCGGGCCATTGTCGGGCTACCCTCGGGGACGCCATGTCGATGTACAACGAGTCGCTCCGCGCGTTCCTCAAGCCCGTCCTCCCCTATCTCGACGACCCGTCGGTCTCAGAGATCATGATCAACGGGCCCACCGATGTCTGGATCGAACGCAAGGGCAAGGTCTCCAAGACCGATGCCACGTTCACCGAGGAAGGTCTGATCGGCGCCGCGCGCAACATGGCGCAGTTCGTCGGCCGCCTCCTCAACGACGAGCGTCCCCGCCTCGACGCGCGCCTGCCCGACGGCAGCCGCATCCACGTCGTCATCCCGCCCATCGCCCGCAAGGGCACCACCATCTCCATCCGCAAGTTCTTCAAGGACAAGCTCACCATCGAGTCCTTGATCAAGTTCAAGTCGATGACCAAGGAGA
This is a stretch of genomic DNA from Archangium violaceum. It encodes these proteins:
- a CDS encoding DUF1579 family protein translates to MDTSRKTALATDSRIDPQAERFMEETVHHAQPCSAHALLASWAGTWKVRTRNWMGSWVESTGTVKMRMTLGGRYLEETYTSTVLGHSFEGRTVYGYDNAQDVFVMMTYGSMGTGLTLREGTLDASGRVITFRNATGGSERVVIRMEGPNALVAEMFDGEPGPDEVRVVEARYTRARSVWGLGT
- the ung gene encoding uracil-DNA glycosylase, which produces MKDRLPADWKKVLKDVLASPGFAELEAFVTRERREHTVYPSEEDLFSAFRLTPYDEVKVLLLGQDPYHGPGQAHGLAFSVQPGVKPPPSLVNIFKELQSDLGVPKPKDGSLVPWAKQGVLLLNAVLTVREGQANAHEGHGWEAFTDAVIQKVSDEPEPVVFLLWGSYAQKKEALIDTSRHIVLKAPHPSPLSAKKGFFGSKPFSLTNEALKKAGREPIDWRLPA
- a CDS encoding tetratricopeptide repeat protein, translating into MAKTAPRKASASQKKAVRAAPKKKSAAPAKKRPASVKKRVAPAKKPAAAKKRAAPVAPPAPEQTAPSEALETPETPEMKALPAGEPVEGGRALPFEIDPKRVEESLRKMREELVHWANKGRYTKVRFKFRGKQLLPDLPIAAVVAAEGLTFYWGGILRALIVTVAGGSLLQVEFVNDADKRVQAGKEALLAGDLDDALAHFREALAMDRDNVGAHLNVGVALKLRGDREGALAAFERAKSLDPEGPLGAEAERLATPLRPKDPLAQAS